The following are from one region of the Streptomyces tuirus genome:
- a CDS encoding DUF485 domain-containing protein, giving the protein MAADAPPPSKEQRTLPSPEEFTEVQESAEFGELRRSYRSFAFPLTVGFIAWYLLYVLLSNYAGGFMGTKLFGNINVAFVLGVAQFITTFLIAWWYSRHAAAKLDPKAEAIKTRMESGA; this is encoded by the coding sequence GTGGCCGCCGACGCACCGCCCCCCTCGAAAGAACAACGCACACTCCCCTCACCCGAGGAGTTCACCGAGGTGCAGGAGAGCGCGGAGTTCGGTGAACTGCGCCGCTCCTACCGCTCCTTCGCCTTCCCGCTGACCGTCGGCTTCATCGCCTGGTACCTGCTGTACGTCCTGCTCTCGAACTACGCGGGCGGCTTCATGGGCACGAAGCTCTTCGGCAACATCAACGTCGCCTTCGTCCTCGGCGTCGCCCAGTTCATCACCACGTTCCTCATCGCCTGGTGGTACTCACGGCACGCCGCCGCGAAGCTCGACCCCAAGGCCGAGGCCATCAAGACCCGGATGGAGAGCGGCGCATGA